One window of the Rosa rugosa chromosome 3, drRosRugo1.1, whole genome shotgun sequence genome contains the following:
- the LOC133738202 gene encoding peptidyl-prolyl cis-trans isomerase FKBP12: MGVEKEVLSAGTGAKPVPGQKVTVHCTGYGKNGDLNLKFWSTKDPGQQPFSFKIGQGSVIKGWDEGVLGMQVGEVARLRCSPDYAYGSGGFPAWGIQPNSVLVFEIEVLSLE; the protein is encoded by the exons ATGGGAGTGGAGAAGGAAGTTCTGAGCGCTGGAACCGGTGCCAAACCGGTGCCAGGTCAAAAGGTCACCGTTCACTGCACTGGTTATG GAAAAAATGGTGATCTCAATCTGAAGTTTTGGAG cACCAAGGACCCTGGGCAGCAGCCTTTCAGCTTCAAAATTGGCCAAGGCTCTGTTATAAAAG GGTGGGATGAAGGCGTCCTTGGAATGCAAGTTGGAGAAGTTGCTCGTCTGAGG TGCTCTCCAGACTATGCTTATGGATCTGGTGGATTTCCTGCATGGGGGATACAACCTAATTCAGTTTTGGTTTTTGAGATTGAAGTCCTAAGCTTGGAGTGA